A single Leguminivora glycinivorella isolate SPB_JAAS2020 chromosome 25, LegGlyc_1.1, whole genome shotgun sequence DNA region contains:
- the LOC125239161 gene encoding gastrula zinc finger protein XlCGF57.1-like: MESSALQGTESITVKTEPGEDACMTDLSTIAVSVKVEHLLDDVCVKDEPRSDGVSIKREPSYSEVSVKEESASARAAAELYAGHAVKDELVLGTELVERRPVRHASAALDRVIKVQQSCVPRRPFLRDCSVRLERLGLETLLTGTCDTDWDMGSAPVKEEAVFLDEEARVKEEWSGSTAGRGVSEAAMLADLYIEHEVKDELVLGPERPHRPVVAPAALSNRVAASALVSAEPAHTPSAIATGYQCHHCGQLFWNKLFLKKHVHTHSPLQNSNTENYGSKRHQTHTDIQTRLRTHTDDKPFWCTQCDYKCRRKDQLRSHLMTHTDEKPLSCSHCDYNCRSKAQLKSHLIIHTDNKPFRCTQCDHKFRRKSNLHRHLMTHTDEKPLSCSHCDYKCRRKLELQVHLMIHSDEKPLNCTHCNYKCRSKAVLKSHLMTHTDEKPISCSHCDYKCRRKPDLQRHLMTHTDEKPLSCSHCDYKCRNKAQLKCHLMNHTDEKPFNCSHCGYKFRRKAHLQTHLMTHTDEKPFSCSHCDYRCRRKVELQVHLMIHTDEKPFSCSHCNYKCRRKAHLKSHLMTHTKEDRV, translated from the exons ATGGAGTCGTCAGCATTACAGGGCACTGAAAGTATTACCGTGAAGACTGAGCCCGGTGAGGATGCGTGTATGACGGATTTATCAACGATCGCAGTGTCTGTGAAAGTGGAGCATTTGCTGGACGATGTGTGCGTCAAGGACGAACCTAGATCTGATGGTGTGTCTATAAAAAGAGAGCCATCGTACTCAGAAGTGAGTGTAAAAGAGGAGTCAGCcagcgcgcgcgcggcggcggagCTGTACGCCGGCCACGCGGTGAAGGACGAGCTCGTGCTCGGCACCGAGCTAGTGGAGCGCCGCCCCGTGCGACACGCATCAGCgg CTTTGGACCGGGTGATCAAAGTGCAGCAGTCATGTGTCCCTCGGAGACCGTTCCTGCGGGACTGCTCCGTGAGGCTGGAGCGCCTCGGTCTGGAGACTCTGCTCACCGGCACGTGCGACACAGACTGGGACATGGGATCAG CCCCTGTGAAGGAAGAAGCTGTATTCCTGGATGAAGAGGCGCGTGTGAAGGAGGAGTGGTCGGGCAGCACGGCCGGGCGCGGCGTGAGCGAGGCAGCCATGCTGGCCGACTTGTACATCGAGCACGAGGTGAAGGACGAGCTCGTGCTGGGGCCGGAGCGCCCGCACCGCCCCGTAGTCGCCCCGGCCGCCCTGTCTAATCGTGTCGCAGCGTCCGCTCTCGTGTCCGCCGAGCCCGCACACACACCCAGCGCCATCGCCACCGGCTATCAGTGTCACCATTGCGGCCAACTGTTCTGGAATAAgctgtttttaaagaaacatgTTCACACTCACTCACCTTTACAAAATTCTAACACAGAAAATTATGGTTCAAAACGACATCAAACACACACAGATATACAGACTCGTCTGAGAACTCACACAGACGATAAACCTTTCTGGTGTACTCAAtgtgactacaagtgtagaCGGAAAGATCAATTACGGTCACATCTGATGACTCACACTGACGAAAAGCCTTTAagttgtagccactgtgactacaacTGTAGAAGCAAAGCACAATTAAAGTCTCACTTGATAATTCACACTGACAATAAGCCTTTTAGGTGTACTCAGTGTGACCACAAGTTTAGACGAAAATCAAATTTACATAGGCACCTGATGACTCACACTGACGAGAAGCCTTTAagttgtagccactgtgactacaagtgtagaCGAAAACTTGAATTACAGGTTCATCTGATGATTCACTCTGACGAGAAGCCTTTAAATTGTACCCACTGTAACTACAAGTGCAGAAGCAAAGCAGTATTAAAGTCTCACCTGATGACTCACACTGACGAGAAGCCTATAagttgtagccactgtgactacaagtgtagaCGAAAACCTGATTTACAGAGACACCTGATGACTCACACTGACGAGAAGCCTTTAagttgtagccactgtgactacaagtgtagaAACAAAGCACAATTAAAGTGTCACCTGATGAATCACACTGACGAGAAGCCTTTTAATTGTAGCCACTGTGGCTACAAGTTTAGACGAAAAGCACATTTACAGACTCACCTGATGACTCACACAGACGAGAAGCCTTTTAGCTGTAGCCATTGTGACTATAGGTGTAGACGAAAAGTTGAATTACAGGTTCATCTGATGATTCACACAGACGAAAAGCCATTTAGCTGTAGCCACTGTAACTACAAATGTAGACGAAAAGCACATTTAAAGTCTCACCTGATGACGcacaccaaagaggatcgagtatag
- the LOC125239170 gene encoding gastrula zinc finger protein XlCGF8.2DB-like encodes METSAESGSMSPARVKLEPETDQSEMAPVKEEAVFLDEAVFVKEDWLDSTAGLGVGEGAMLADLYTKHEVKDELVLGPERPHRPVVVPAALCNRVAASALVSAEPTPSAIAPIYQCHHCGRRFSNMSSLKEHVLSQSPLPHTTTEGYDGIERQQTTKPNLTTTRVQHTDYKNNFKTTLQTHLMTNSGDKPFSCTHCDYKCRSKAQLTSHLRIHTDEKPFSCSYCDFNCKRKADLQTHLMTHTGENPFSCSHCDYKCKRISHLKSHLMIHTGEKPFSCSHCDYKCRREADFKSHLMTHIKEEPL; translated from the exons ATGGAGACGAGTGCCGAGTCTGGCAGCATGTCGCCGGCGCGCGTGAAGCTGGAGCCCGAGACGGACCAGTCGGAAATGG CCCCTGTGAAGGAAGAAGCTGTATTCCTGGATGAAGCTGTATTCGTGAAGGAGGATTGGTTGGACAGCACGGCCGGGCTCGGCGTGGGCGAGGGAGCCATGCTGGCCGACTTGTACACCAAGCACGAGGTGAAGGACGAGCTCGTGCTGGGGCCGGAGCGCCCGCACCGCCCCGTAGTCGTCCCGGCCGCTCTATGTAATCGTGTCGCAGCGTCCGCTCTCGTGTCCGCCGAGCCCACACCCAGTGCCATCGCACCCATCTATCAGTGTCACCATTGCGGCAGACGGTTCAGCAACATGTCGTCTTTAAAAGAACACGTTCTCTCTCAATCACCTTTACCTCATACTACAACTGAAGGATATGATGGTATAGAACGACAGCAAACGACAAAGCCTAACCTGACTACTACAAGAGTACAACACACAGACTACaagaataattttaaaacaaccCTACAAACTCACCTGATGACTAACTCTGGCGACAAACCCTTCAGTTGTAcccactgtgactacaagtgtagaAGCAAAGCACAATTAACGTCTCACCTGAGGATTCACACCGACGAGAAGCCATTCAGTTGTAGTTACTGTGACTTCAACTGTAAACGAAAAGCAGATTTACAGACTCACCTGATGACTCACACTGGCGAAAATCCTTTTAGTTGcagccactgtgactacaagtgtaaAAGAATATCTCACTTAAAGTCTCATCTGATGATCCACACTGGCGAGAAGCCATTTagttgtagccactgtgactacaagtgtagaCGAGAAGCAGATTTTAAGTCTCACCTGATGACTCACATTAAAGAGGAGCCTTTGTAG
- the LOC125239156 gene encoding oocyte zinc finger protein XlCOF6-like → MEPSAESGSMSPARVKLEPETDQWEMAPVKEEAVFLDEEERQRVKEEWSDSAAGLGVSEAAMLADLYIEHEVKDELVLGPERPHRPVVAPAALSNRVAASALVSAEPVHTPRVIATGYQCYHCGKRFRNKSVLKKHVHTHSPLHNSTGDSIKRHQHGSKQLCKKANLIMCTREKSFRCNQCSYKSNFKSTLRIHLITHTGDKPFSCTHCDYKCKNKTQLKAHLLIHTDEKPFSCSHCEYKCKRKKDLQTHLMTHTDEKRFSCSLCDYKCRRKADFQVHLMTHTGEKPFSCSHCDYKSRRKSDLRTHLRTHTGEKPFGCKHCDYKFKTKSQLRRHLMTHTDEKPFSCSYCEYKCRYKEVLRIHLMTHTGEKPLHCNYCDYKCTTKALIKFHLMTHTDNKPFSCSHCNHKCRRKNQLQNHLMTHTNIKPFSCSHCDYKCKKKSNLQTHLMTHTDEKPLGCSHCDYKCNRKTALKAHMWTHTDDKPLSCSHCDYKCRRRSQLKSHLRIHTDEKPFSCSHCEYKCKRKSELQAHLTIHTDDNPFSCNHCDYKCKRKKLLQIHLLNHAGEKPFSCSHCDYKCRRRSQLKSHLRIHTDEKPFSCSHCEYKCRRKSELQAHLTIHTDDNPFSCNHCDYKCKRKKLLQIHLLNHAGEKPFSCSHCDYKCKKKSHLKSHLMIHTGEKPFGCKHCDYKCRRKAHLKSHLMTHTKKDRV, encoded by the coding sequence GAAGCTGTATTCCTGGATGAAGAGGAGCGCCAGCGCGTGAAGGAGGAGTGGTCGGACAGCGCGGCCGGGCTCGGCGTGAGCGAGGCAGCCATGCTGGCCGACTTGTACATCGAGCACGAGGTGAAGGACGAGCTCGTGCTGGGGCCGGAGCGCCCGCACCGCCCCGTTGTCGCCCCGGCCGCCCTGTCTAATCGTGTTGCAGCGTCCGCTCTCGTGTCCGCCGAGCCCGTACACACACCCAGGGTCATCGCCACCGGCTACCAGTGTTACCATTGCGGCAAACGGTTCAGGAACAAGTCGGTTTTAAAGAAACACGTACACACTCACTCACCTTTACATAATTCAACTGGTGATAGTATAAAACGACATCAACACGGCAGCAAACAACTGTGTAAAAAGGCGAACCTGATTATGTGCACCAGAGAAAAGTCTTTTAGGTGTAATCAATGTAGCTACAAGAGTAATTTTAAATCAACCTTACGAATTCACCTGATAACCCACACTGGCGACAAACCCTTCAGTTGTAcccactgtgactacaagtgtaaGAATAAAACACAATTAAAGGCTCATCTGCTGATTCACACTGACGAGAAGCCATTTAGTTGCAGCCACTGTGAATACAAGTGTAAACGAAAGAAAGATTTACAGACTCACCTGATGACTCACACAGACGAAAAGCGTTTTAGTTGTAGCCTctgtgactacaagtgtagaCGAAAAGCAGATTTTCAGGTTCACCTGATGACTCACACAGGCGAAAAGCCTTTTagttgtagccactgtgactacaaaAGTAGACGAAAATCAGATTTACGGACTCACCTGAGGACTCACACAGGCGAAAAGCCTTTTGGTTGTAAGCACTGCGATTACAAGTTTAAAACAAAATCACAATTACGTAGGCACCTGATGACTCACACAGACGAAAAGCCTTTTAGTTGTAGCTACTGTGAATACAAATGCAGATATAAAGAAGTTTTGCGGATACACTTGATGACTCACACTGGCGAGAAGCCTTTACATTGTAACTactgtgactacaagtgtaCAACAAAAGCACTTATAAAGTTTCATCTGATGACTCACACTGACAATAAGCCTTTTAGTTGTAGCCACTGTAACCACAAGTGTAGACGAAAAAATCAATTACAGAATCACCTTATGACTCACACAAACATTAAACCTTTTagttgtagccactgtgactacaaatgtaaaaaaaaatcaaatttacAGACCCACCTGATGACTCACACGGACGAGAAACCATTAGGTTGTAGtcactgtgactacaagtgtaaCCGAAAAACAGCATTAAAGGCTCACATGTGGACTCATACAGACGATAAACCTTTAagttgtagccactgtgactacaagtgtagaAGAAGATCACAATTAAAGTCTCACCTGAGGATTCACACTGACGAGAAGCCATTTAGTTGTAGCCACTGTGAATACAAGTGTAAACGAAAATCAGAGTTACAGGCTCATCTGACGATTCACACGGACGATAATCCTTTTAGTTGTAaccactgtgactacaagtgtaaACGAAAGAAACTTTTACAGATACACCTGTTGAATCACGCAGGCGAAAAGCCTTTTagttgtagccactgtgactacaagtgtagaAGAAGATCACAATTAAAGTCTCACCTGAGGATTCACACTGACGAGAAGCCATTTAGTTGTAGCCACTGTGAATACAAGTGTAGACGAAAATCAGAGCTACAGGCTCATCTGACGATTCACACGGACGATAATCCTTTTAGTTGTAaccactgtgactacaagtgtaaACGAAAGAAACTTTTACAGATACACCTGTTGAATCACGCAGGCGAAAAGCCTTTTagttgtagccactgtgactacaagtgtaaaaaaaaatcacacttAAAGTCTCACCTGATGATCCACACTGGCGAGAAGCCTTTTGGTTGTAagcactgtgactacaaatgTAGACGAAAAGCACACTTAAAGTCTCACCTGATGACCCACACCAAAAAGGATCGAGTATAG